A region from the Thauera humireducens genome encodes:
- the gcvH gene encoding glycine cleavage system protein GcvH, giving the protein MSNIPADLKYTKSHEWIRVETDGSLTIGVTDHAQEALGDVVFLELPEAGRTFAAGDACAVIESVKAASDIYAPVAGEIIANNQDAIDAPESVNTDAYSTWLFKIKPANAGDVSALMDATAYAAEIAEA; this is encoded by the coding sequence ATGAGCAACATTCCCGCCGATCTGAAGTACACCAAGTCACACGAGTGGATCCGCGTCGAGACAGACGGCAGCCTGACGATCGGCGTCACCGATCACGCCCAGGAAGCCCTCGGCGACGTGGTCTTCCTGGAACTGCCCGAGGCCGGTCGCACGTTCGCCGCGGGCGACGCCTGCGCGGTGATCGAGTCGGTCAAGGCTGCCTCCGATATCTACGCACCGGTCGCCGGCGAAATCATTGCCAACAACCAGGATGCCATCGACGCGCCCGAAAGCGTCAATACCGACGCCTATTCCACCTGGCTGTTCAAGATCAAGCCCGCGAATGCAGGCGATGTTTCGGCCCTGATGGATGCCACCGCTTACGCGGCCGAGATCGCCGAAGCCTGA